In one window of Pseudomonas chlororaphis subsp. chlororaphis DNA:
- a CDS encoding BolA family protein has translation MTMQQRIESALGALQPEHLQVLDESHMHSRGLETHFKAVLVSEQFAGLNSVKRHQKVYATLGELMGQFHALALHTYTPEEWAKIGVAPASPTCAGGSKH, from the coding sequence ATGACCATGCAACAACGTATCGAATCGGCACTAGGCGCATTGCAGCCAGAGCATTTGCAGGTGCTGGATGAAAGCCACATGCACAGCCGCGGCCTGGAAACCCATTTCAAGGCCGTGCTGGTCAGCGAGCAGTTTGCCGGGCTCAACAGCGTCAAGCGTCACCAGAAGGTCTACGCGACCCTGGGCGAGCTGATGGGCCAGTTTCATGCGTTGGCGCTGCATACCTACACGCCAGAGGAATGGGCGAAGATCGGCGTGGCCCCGGCCTCGCCGACCTGCGCTGGCGGCAGCAAGCATTAA